DNA sequence from the bacterium genome:
TTTGTTTTATTTCATACATTCTTTTGGTTTTTGAAATCTCACTTTCAATATGTTCTTTTTTTTCTTTCAAAGTCTCTAATTGCTTCTTATATATTTCAATCACATCAAAAATTTTTTGTTTATTTTCCATTTCAGTTCTATAAAAATTCAATTCTGCTTGTAAATCATTTATTTGTAATTGAATTTCATATTTTACTTTTTCATTAGACTTTATAAGTTCATCCAAATCTTTTATCTCATTTTCAACAGATTTCGAAGAAAATTTAGATAATTTTTTAGTCAAATCTTTCAAAACTATCATTTTCTCTTTAAGTTCCAATTCAAGTTCATTCTTCTTCTCCTTAATATAATTAAAATCTTTTATCTCTTGTCCACACCATTTACACTTCTCAAATTTTATACTAATTTCTACGTTTTTTAAATTTTTCTTTAATTCTTCTATCTTATTTTTTATAAAGTCATATCTCTTTTCAAAAACAACAATACTTTCCAAAGATTTAGATTTTTTCAATTTCTCTTTATTTAAACCAGATAACTTTTCTTCAATCTTTTGTTTTTCTAACTTTAATTTCTCTATTTTGTTCTGTATATTATCCAGATCGAAACTAGACTTTTTCGATATTTGATTTTTTTCTCTTACTGCTTTCCTCAATTTTAATTTCGTGTCTTTAATTTCATTTTCAATAATTTTCAAATTTTCAATCAAAAAATCCAAATGGCTTTCCCACAAAGATAAATTTATTTTTCCTATTTTAAATTCAATATTCTTTTCCATCTTAAACAAATAATCATCAACAGTCTTTCTCAGAAATTCCATATCAGGCAATAAATTTTCAATATACTTTTTTCTTTCATTAGGCCTTAAATCTAAAAAAGAAGAAAATCCAAACAAAAATGCAAATTTAGTCCTATTTTTAATATTATCAAGTAAAGAATTATACTTGAAGTGATACGGTATAGAATCTATAAACAATTGAACACCTGATTTTTTCCTTAAAATAGTAACATTTCTATCTTCAATTAACATATCCAGTTTCACTAATAAATCATCTTGACCCTCTCTAATTAGGTCGCTTTTTCTCAATCCTTCTATGTTACCTTGAAGCGCATATTTAACAGCTAATATAATACTAGACTTTCCCGTTCCAATTTTACCTTCTAATAATGTTATACCATCTTTAAAAGGATAAATTAAATGTTCCCAACTGCGAAAATTCTTTAGTTCTATACTCTTTAATTCAATCATTTTTTATAATCTCCAAAAAATCTTTTAATTTCAAAATCACGAAATCGTTCATATGATTCTTATTTAGTTCATGCAATATAAATAATGGAATCTTGTCTTTTGTCCTATGTTTTTCAATCTGTCGATAAGCATTTAACATAAATTTTGGCAATTTTTTTCTTTCCTTCACTTCTATAATAAATCTATCAGTAATAATATCTTCCTTACCCAAAATTCCAATCCTACGTGCATTATCGAACTGAAAAATCTTAGCTATAGCCCTTTCCATAGATTTCCCACGATTTCTAGCATTCATTTTAAAACTCTTCCATTTTCAAATACTTTGCTCTCAATTTAGCAATTATGTTCTTCAATAATTTATTATCCGATTTTTTCAAAATTTCATCTAAAGAAATAAATTCTTTTTCAAATTTTGGCAATTCAAACTTTTTCTTTGGTATTTTAACTTCTTTTCTTCTAAAGAACTTATACAAATTATCCTTTTCATCAAAAGATGTAACATTTATTTCAATTTGTTTTATATTATCTAAATCATACAAAATATATAAAAACCTATTCAACTTATAATCATCCTTAAAAGTAGCTGGATAACAAGCTCCAGTTATATATAAATTTTTAATCTTTCTTGCAAAATGTAAATGACCATTAAAAACTACAGCTTTCTTTGGAAAATCCCTAATTGATACGGCAAATTCCGCATCATAATATTTATTTAGTTCTTTAATGTCTTTATGAGAAAAAATAATATCAGCATTAGCTGGAACAGATTTATCATAATATGGCCAAAATACAACAGTTTTGTTGTACAACAATTTTGTTGTTAATTTTGGAAAGATGTGAACATTAGGAAGGAAGGATATGAGACAAAGCCAAGAATGCCTTAATTCTATACTTCTGGCTTCATTTTCATGATTTCCAACTACAATATAACAAGGTTTTTTTAAATTAGATAAAAAAGAAGCAAAATCATATAGAATATGAAAAGGCAATTCTTTTGTTTTATTTATAATATCACCAAGGAAAACATAACTATTAACTTCTAATTTAGAAATGCATTCTTTTAGATAATTCCATTCTTTCAATCTAAAAGGATCATCTTTTAAATGAATATCGCCAATAATTAATGCAGGAAGAAATCCCATCAATCCTCCAGCTTTTCAAGCAACTTATATTTTTCTACTATTTCTTTTGCTTTTTCAATATCTCTTTCACTTAAACGAATTTTTGCTTCACCCGTATCATATTCAAATACAGGCAATTTTTTATAAGTTTTAAAATCTTCTTTGTTTCTAGGTTGTATAATTCCTTTTTGTGC
Encoded proteins:
- a CDS encoding AAA family ATPase codes for the protein MIELKSIELKNFRSWEHLIYPFKDGITLLEGKIGTGKSSIILAVKYALQGNIEGLRKSDLIREGQDDLLVKLDMLIEDRNVTILRKKSGVQLFIDSIPYHFKYNSLLDNIKNRTKFAFLFGFSSFLDLRPNERKKYIENLLPDMEFLRKTVDDYLFKMEKNIEFKIGKINLSLWESHLDFLIENLKIIENEIKDTKLKLRKAVREKNQISKKSSFDLDNIQNKIEKLKLEKQKIEEKLSGLNKEKLKKSKSLESIVVFEKRYDFIKNKIEELKKNLKNVEISIKFEKCKWCGQEIKDFNYIKEKKNELELELKEKMIVLKDLTKKLSKFSSKSVENEIKDLDELIKSNEKVKYEIQLQINDLQAELNFYRTEMENKQKIFDVIEIYKKQLETLKEKKEHIESEISKTKRMYEIKQNSLNILDKLLAKVKDSRIELKEIVKKYYDLFISKLVFAMNAFSEGKITVDENLIFRYNGRKYEKLSSGQKQLMKISASLALAYFAHSVDVIAIDETFDVNLDSEAQEKLAQMLANLKTIFKKIIIISHNSDLKNVIKFDNIQHVDLIDEKSHLEEIHEI
- a CDS encoding metallophosphoesterase; this encodes MGFLPALIIGDIHLKDDPFRLKEWNYLKECISKLEVNSYVFLGDIINKTKELPFHILYDFASFLSNLKKPCYIVVGNHENEARSIELRHSWLCLISFLPNVHIFPKLTTKLLYNKTVVFWPYYDKSVPANADIIFSHKDIKELNKYYDAEFAVSIRDFPKKAVVFNGHLHFARKIKNLYITGACYPATFKDDYKLNRFLYILYDLDNIKQIEINVTSFDEKDNLYKFFRRKEVKIPKKKFELPKFEKEFISLDEILKKSDNKLLKNIIAKLRAKYLKMEEF